The following are from one region of the Achromobacter xylosoxidans genome:
- the ispF gene encoding 2-C-methyl-D-erythritol 2,4-cyclodiphosphate synthase translates to MSIPFRVGQGFDVHALVEGRPLIIGGVTIPHTHGLLGHSDADVLLHAITDALLGAAGLGDIGRHFPDTDPAFKGADSRVLLREAMARVRAAGWTPVNIDATLHAQAPKIGPHAPAMVKNIAADTGLAETEVNIKAKTNEGLGYLGRKEGIAATVVALLARAAS, encoded by the coding sequence ATGAGTATTCCTTTCCGCGTCGGCCAGGGTTTCGACGTGCATGCGCTGGTCGAGGGGCGCCCGTTGATCATCGGCGGCGTCACGATCCCCCACACGCATGGCTTGCTGGGGCATTCGGACGCGGACGTGCTGCTGCACGCCATTACCGACGCGCTGCTGGGCGCCGCCGGCCTGGGCGATATCGGCCGGCACTTTCCGGATACCGACCCGGCCTTCAAGGGCGCCGATAGCCGCGTGCTGCTGCGCGAGGCCATGGCGCGCGTGCGCGCCGCTGGCTGGACGCCAGTGAACATCGACGCCACGCTGCACGCGCAGGCGCCCAAGATCGGTCCGCACGCGCCGGCCATGGTGAAGAACATCGCCGCGGATACCGGGCTGGCCGAGACCGAGGTCAACATCAAGGCCAAGACCAACGAGGGCCTGGGGTACCTGGGCCGCAAGGAAGGCATCGCGGCGACGGTGGTGGCCTTGCTGGCGCGCGCGGCTTCCTAG
- the ispD gene encoding 2-C-methyl-D-erythritol 4-phosphate cytidylyltransferase, which translates to MSASLIAIVPAAGVGARASRPGHETVPKQYRPLSGQPMLRHAVCALLADERISQVRVAVTPGDGWVDAALAGLPRTVWRACGGATRADTVAGALADSGVADDTWVLVHDAARPGLPAAALGRLIDACLADPVGGLLALPVADTVKGGHERVERTLDRNGLWLAQTPQMFRAGVLRDALTAASVSGAAVTDEASAIEAAGYAPLLVPGAMRNFKVTWPDDFELMEKWL; encoded by the coding sequence ATGTCTGCCTCCCTCATTGCAATCGTGCCCGCTGCGGGCGTAGGGGCCCGCGCCAGCCGGCCCGGGCATGAAACCGTGCCCAAGCAATACCGTCCGCTGTCTGGACAGCCCATGCTGCGCCACGCAGTATGCGCGTTGCTGGCCGATGAACGCATCTCGCAGGTGCGGGTGGCCGTGACGCCCGGCGACGGCTGGGTGGATGCGGCGCTGGCCGGCCTGCCGCGCACCGTGTGGCGCGCCTGCGGCGGCGCGACGCGTGCGGATACCGTGGCGGGTGCGCTGGCCGACAGCGGCGTGGCCGACGATACCTGGGTGCTGGTGCACGATGCTGCGCGCCCTGGGCTGCCTGCGGCCGCGCTGGGCCGGCTGATCGACGCCTGCCTGGCGGACCCCGTGGGTGGCCTGTTGGCGCTGCCCGTGGCGGACACCGTCAAGGGCGGCCACGAGCGCGTGGAGCGCACGCTGGACCGCAACGGCCTGTGGCTGGCGCAGACCCCGCAGATGTTCCGGGCCGGCGTGCTGCGCGATGCGCTGACGGCGGCCTCCGTGAGCGGCGCGGCCGTCACCGACGAGGCCTCGGCCATCGAGGCGGCAGGTTACGCGCCGCTGCTGGTGCCCGGCGCCATGCGCAATTTCAAGGTGACATGGCCGGACGATTTCGAACTGATGGAAAAATGGCTATGA